The following is a genomic window from Bacteroidia bacterium.
TTGAACGGGTATCGCCGATAACAGAAATCATATCCGGTCCAACCTTCACCGGTACCAGGCGAAAAAAATGAGCCTCTTCCGCCTTCAACAGGCCAACGGCCCGAAAATCGATTTCGAAAGTTTGTGTTTTCATGAGTACAAATAAATTTTGGCCAGATAGTAATGCCAGAAAGGCATAAAAACAGAAAAGGTAATACCAAGAATGCCTGCCAGGGGAATCGGGTAGGTTTTTGGGATAAGGCCGGTCATTCTTCCGATAAGAAAAAAGACACTCAGAAAAAAGGTATTTACGCTGTAAAAGAGGAGAAACCAGAAAGGTTTGAACCATATTCCCAGTATCATGAGAAAAATCACGTCTCCCCACCCCATTTTTACATCCATCACTTTCTCCGTCCCTCTGACCCTGTAAACAACCCATACTACGCCCAGTATGGTTGCCAAAAAGGCCAGATTGATCATCCAGTCTCCCGCAAAACCCCACCCGTCTTCGTTACAGCGGTAACAGACGCCTCCCAGGGCAAGTAGCCCGAGGGGAAGGATATGTATTTCCCGGTAAC
Proteins encoded in this region:
- a CDS encoding prepilin peptidase, producing the protein MTIFFLTLGAGNCLLTAWQDFRYREIHILPLGLLALGGVCYRCNEDGWGFAGDWMINLAFLATILGVVWVVYRVRGTEKVMDVKMGWGDVIFLMILGIWFKPFWFLLFYSVNTFFLSVFFLIGRMTGLIPKTYPIPLAGILGITFSVFMPFWHYYLAKIYLYS